The following proteins are co-located in the Choristoneura fumiferana chromosome 23, NRCan_CFum_1, whole genome shotgun sequence genome:
- the LOC141441150 gene encoding protein phosphatase inhibitor 2-like: MAQNLQKKPSKGILKTSRSIDGQSDGNPSTSKRAKEQRFDEINIMETFHPANKDYGHMKVDEPKTPYSEAVDSEAEAADELDANILAAKLAASMNKPPRCVESDDEEEMDESDEARQRRLEFEKKRKMHYNEFQALQLARQLLAQEEEEEDDSKPHAAT; this comes from the exons ATGGCCCAGAATTTACAGAAGAAGCCCTCGAAGGGCATCCTGAAGACGTCAAGGAGTATCGATGGACAGTCGGATGGGAATCCTTCAACAAGCAAACGGGCGAAGGAGCAGAGGTTTGATGAGATTAATATAATGGAAACTTTTCATCCAGCTAATAAGGATTACGGTCATATGAAGGTGGACGAGCCTAAGACGCCTTATTCGGAGGCAGTGGACAGCGAAGCGGAGGCGGCGGACGAGCTGGACGCTAATATCTTGGCGGCGAAGTTAGCAGCGAGCATGAACAAGCCGCCGCGCTGTGTTGAGAGCGACGACGAGGAAGAAATGGACGAATCGGACGAGGCGCGCCAACGCCGGCTTGAGTTTgagaaaaagagaaaaatgcACTACAATGAATTTCAG GCGCTACAGCTGGCTCGGCAGCTGCTTGCTCAGGAAGAGGAAGAAGAGGATGACTCCAAGCCCCACGCAGCCACCTGA
- the ave gene encoding sterile alpha motif domain-containing protein aveugle isoform X2, translating to MVEENNPNSNKAKTKATRPKPVYLWTEADVQKWLRRHCGDYYNLYWERFHEHDITGRALIRINDNTLLRMGITNKDHREAIWREILKLRLKTDIVDIRDLERRYNYYNYDM from the exons ATGGTGGAGGAGAATAATCCAAACTCGAACAAGGCAAAG ACGAAAGCTACGCGTCCGAAGCCGGTGTACCTGTGGACTGAAGCGGATGTTCAGAAATGGTTGCGAAGACACTGCGGCGATTACTACAACTTGTATTGGGAGCGGTTCCATGAG CACGACATAACAGGCAGAGCTCTAATCCGCATCAACGACAACACCCTTCTCCGTATGGGCATCACTAACAAAGATCACCGAGAAGCCATCTGGCGGGAGATCCTCAAGCTGCGGCTCAAGACGGACATCGTAGACATCAGAGACTTGGAGAGGCGGTACAACTACTATAACTACGATATGTGA
- the ave gene encoding sterile alpha motif domain-containing protein aveugle isoform X1, which produces MVEENNPNSNKAKTKATRPKPVYLWTEADVQKWLRRHCGDYYNLYWERFHETQTPQHDITGRALIRINDNTLLRMGITNKDHREAIWREILKLRLKTDIVDIRDLERRYNYYNYDM; this is translated from the exons ATGGTGGAGGAGAATAATCCAAACTCGAACAAGGCAAAG ACGAAAGCTACGCGTCCGAAGCCGGTGTACCTGTGGACTGAAGCGGATGTTCAGAAATGGTTGCGAAGACACTGCGGCGATTACTACAACTTGTATTGGGAGCGGTTCCATGAG ACTCAAACTCCACAGCACGACATAACAGGCAGAGCTCTAATCCGCATCAACGACAACACCCTTCTCCGTATGGGCATCACTAACAAAGATCACCGAGAAGCCATCTGGCGGGAGATCCTCAAGCTGCGGCTCAAGACGGACATCGTAGACATCAGAGACTTGGAGAGGCGGTACAACTACTATAACTACGATATGTGA